A window of the Equus asinus isolate D_3611 breed Donkey chromosome 20, EquAss-T2T_v2, whole genome shotgun sequence genome harbors these coding sequences:
- the LOC106832809 gene encoding LOW QUALITY PROTEIN: olfactory receptor 6T1-like (The sequence of the model RefSeq protein was modified relative to this genomic sequence to represent the inferred CDS: substituted 1 base at 1 genomic stop codon), translated as MSPENWTQVTEFVLLGFPSSHILQFLLFLGLMVTYVVTATGNLLIIGLSWVDRRLHTQMYFFLWNLSFLELLLVSVVVPKMLVITLTGDHSISFASCIIQSYLYFLLGTTDFFLLAIMALDRYLAICQPLRYETLMSGQIXSQLVLASWLAGFLWILRPTILMASLPFCGPSGIDHFFCDSWPLLRLSCGDTHLLELVAFVLSTSVLLGSLALTSVSYACILATVLRAPTAAEQKKAFSTCASHLTVVIIIYGSSTFLYIRLSEAQSMLLKKAASVLSCIITPLLYSFIFSLRNDKVKQALRDALRWHRHMAARDYKGHK; from the coding sequence ATGAGCCCTGAAAACTGGACTCAGGTAACAGAGTTTGTCCTTCTGGGTTTCCCCAGTAGCCACATCCTGCAGTTCTTGCTGTTCCTGGGGTTGATGGTGACCTACGTTGTAACAGCCACAGGCAACCTGCTAATTattgggctcagctgggtggacCGACGCCTGCACACACAGATGTACTTCTTTCTGTGGAACCTGTCCTTCCTGGAGCTGTTGCTCGTGTCTGTTGTGGTTCCCAAGATGCTTGTAATCACCCTCACAGGGGATCACTCCATCTCCTTTGCCAGCTGCATCATCCAGTCCTACCTCTACTTCCTCCTAGGCACCACCGATTTCTTTCTCTTAGCTATCATGGCTCTAGATCGTTACCTGGCAATCTGCCAGCCACTACGCTATGAGACACTGATGAGTGGTCAAATCTGATCCCAGCTAGTGCTGGCCTCCTGGCTAGCTGGATTCCTTTGGATCCTTCGCCCCACCATCCTCATGGCCAGCCTACCTTTCTGTGGCCCCAGTGGTATTGACCACTTCTTTTGTGACAGTTGGCCTTTGCTGAGACTCTCTTGTGGGGACACTCACCTGCTGGAGCTGGTGGCTTTTGTGCTCTCCACGTCAGTGTTACTGGGCTCACTGGCACTAACTTCAGTCTCTTATGCCTGCATTCTTGCCACTGTTCTCAGGGCCCCCACTGCTGCCGAGCAAAAGAAAGCATTCTCCACTTGTGCCTCACATCTTACAGTGGTGATCATCATCTATGGCAGCTCCACTTTTCTCTATATCCGTCTATCAGAGGCTCAGTCCATGCTGCTCAAAAAAGCTGCCTCAGTCCTGAGCTGTATCATCACACCCCTACTGTACTCGTTCATCTTCAGTCTCCGCAATGATAAGGTGAAGCAAGCCCTGAGAGATGCCCTGAGGTGGCACAGACACATGGCTGCAAGAGACTATAAGGGtcacaagtaa
- the LOC106832811 gene encoding olfactory receptor 4D5, whose protein sequence is MNPANHSQVTGFVLLGLSQVWEFRFLFFIVFSVVYLMTVIGNLLIVAIVTSDPRLHTTMYFLLGNLSFLDFCYSSITAPRMLVDLLSGNPIISFGGCLTQLFFFHFTGGIKIFLLTVMAYDRYVAISQPLRHTLIMNRTVCGLLLAASWVGGFTHSIVQVGLTIQLPFCGPNKLDNFYCDVPQLIKLACTDTFVLELLMVSNNGLVTLMCFLVLLGSYTALLVMLRSHSREDRSKALSTCASHIAVVTLIFVPCVYIYARPFQTFPMDKLVSVLYTMVTPMLNPAIYTLRNKEVIMAMKKLWKRQKDLLDPLKH, encoded by the coding sequence ATGAATCCAGCAAATCATTCTCAGGTGACAGGTTTTGTCCTCCTGGGGCTCTCTCAGGTATGGGAATTTCGGTTCCTCTTCTTCATTGTCTTCTCTGTTGTGTATCTTATGACTGTAATTGGAAATCTCCTTATTGTGGCCATAGTGACCTCTGATCCACGCCTGCACACAACCATGTACTTTCTCTTAGGCAATCTTTCTTTCTTGGACTTTTGCTACTCTTCCATCACAGCACCTAGGATGCTGGTTGACTTGCTCTCAGGCAACCCCATTATTTCCTTTGGTGGCTGCCTGACTCAGCTCTTCTTCTTCCACTTCACTGGAGGCATCAAGATCTTTCTGCTGACTGTCATGGCATACGATCGTTATGTTGCCATTTCCCAGCCCCTGCGCCACACGCTAATTATGAATCGGACAGTTTGTGGGCTCCTCCTGGCAGCCTCCTGGGTGGGGGGCTTCACCCACTCCATTGTACAGGTTGGACTGACTATCCAGCTGCCATTCTGTGGGCCTAACAAGCTGGACAATTTTTACTGTGATGTGCCCCAGCTGATCAAATTGGCTTGCACAGATACTTTTGTCTTAGAGCTTCTGATGGTGTCTAACAATGGTCTGGTGACCCTGATGTGTTTTCTGGTGCTCCTAGGATCCTACACAGCACTGCTAGTCATGCTCCGAAGCCACTCTCGGGAGGACCGTAGCAAGGCTTTATCCACTTGTGCCTCTCATATTGCTGTGGTGACCTTAATCTTTGTGCCTTGTGTCTATATCTATGCAAGGCCATTTCAGACATTCCCTATGGATAAGCTGGTCTCTGTGCTGTACACAATGGTTACTCCTATGCTGAATCCTGCTATCTATACCCTGAGAAACAAAGAAGTAATCATGGCGATGAAGAAGCTGTGGAAGAGGCAAAAGGACCTTCTTGATCCCCTGAAGCACTGA